One stretch of Siphonobacter curvatus DNA includes these proteins:
- a CDS encoding RNA polymerase sigma factor, which produces MKAFSDLVLVNQLKAEDDRAAFNELYLRYWKVIYDIAAKKLQDPDLAKDVVHDLFVELWYKRHTLVIHTTFAGYLYTMLNHRFIDLQRRKAVHTRAQNELLKTHETASESVHDSFIYTELETRLMHRIEHLPPAMRQIFLLSRQEQLSPQEIAERLSLSTQTVKNQIQNALLRLKEFQLEK; this is translated from the coding sequence TTGAAAGCTTTTTCGGATCTAGTACTCGTAAATCAATTGAAAGCAGAGGACGATCGGGCTGCTTTTAATGAGCTGTATCTACGGTACTGGAAGGTGATCTACGACATTGCCGCGAAAAAATTACAAGATCCGGACCTGGCCAAGGATGTAGTGCATGATTTGTTTGTCGAACTCTGGTACAAACGCCATACGCTAGTCATTCATACAACGTTTGCGGGCTATCTCTATACGATGCTCAACCATCGGTTCATTGACCTGCAACGTAGAAAAGCCGTCCACACGCGGGCTCAGAACGAGTTGCTCAAAACGCACGAAACCGCCAGTGAAAGCGTGCACGATTCCTTCATTTACACGGAGCTGGAAACGCGACTCATGCATCGTATTGAGCACCTGCCCCCGGCCATGCGACAAATCTTTCTACTCAGTCGGCAGGAACAATTATCGCCGCAGGAAATCGCCGAACGATTATCCCTTTCCACCCAAACGGTTAAGAACCAAATTCAAAACGCCCTGCTTCGTCTCAAGGAGTTTCAGCTGGAGAAGTAA
- a CDS encoding RagB/SusD family nutrient uptake outer membrane protein: MKKIAILLSAALLFLVGCKEDLLTRSPLDALSDETYWTNEANVRTFAWGFYTRYFDGYGSGFTAGRYFNGQTLNDDFAPASPTQFTRNVPAVTTTTTPWNGFTWVRKANLFKERIQRVPMEAEAIRHWTGIARFFRAMEYHELVRQYGDVPFFDQVIGETDFAQLYKPRDPRTVVADSMLADLQYAAANVRADDGEKGLTVNKSVVLAFMSRIMLYHGTFLKYHNVDQNRAKTYLEAAKWAANEVITSGRYAATDNYRSMFSSLSLAASKEMILYRKYETGMLTHSLNSYNNKEPQTGVSKDAIESYLSKDGLPIQLSPLYKGDKGIDNVIADRDPRLPATIVGQLRVSKYAPNFSSSGYATHKFLNEETKELPEGSGSLNQTDAPVIRYGEVLVNYAEASAELGTLTQADLDKSINALRQRPGIAIPKLEVSGTSPAVNGKVYDDPSRDPSVPALIWEIRRERRIELMLEGFRLDDLTRWKKMEYVDTQANSDINRGAWIRKADYPNTDAIIEGTTEGYIIPAPKLESQRLFTDPKVYLTPIPLDQITLYRAAGYELKQNPGWE; this comes from the coding sequence ATGAAAAAAATAGCGATTTTACTATCCGCAGCCCTGCTTTTTCTGGTGGGTTGTAAGGAAGATTTACTAACCCGTTCGCCCCTCGATGCCCTGTCGGACGAAACCTACTGGACCAACGAAGCCAACGTCCGAACTTTTGCCTGGGGCTTTTATACCCGATATTTTGACGGCTACGGATCCGGCTTTACAGCGGGACGATATTTCAACGGGCAAACGTTAAACGACGATTTTGCTCCGGCGAGTCCAACCCAGTTTACCCGAAACGTACCGGCTGTAACAACTACTACCACCCCTTGGAATGGGTTTACCTGGGTACGCAAGGCTAATCTCTTCAAAGAGCGGATTCAACGCGTACCCATGGAAGCTGAAGCGATCCGTCACTGGACAGGCATTGCCCGCTTTTTCCGGGCGATGGAATACCACGAACTAGTGCGTCAGTACGGCGATGTGCCGTTCTTTGACCAAGTCATTGGGGAAACCGATTTTGCCCAACTCTACAAACCCCGCGACCCGCGTACGGTGGTAGCGGATAGTATGCTGGCCGATTTGCAATACGCGGCGGCCAACGTACGGGCGGACGACGGCGAGAAAGGCCTGACGGTGAACAAGAGCGTTGTACTGGCGTTTATGTCCCGAATTATGCTCTACCACGGCACGTTCCTGAAGTACCATAACGTCGATCAGAACCGGGCTAAAACCTATCTGGAAGCGGCGAAATGGGCGGCGAATGAAGTCATCACTTCGGGTCGGTACGCGGCTACGGATAATTACCGTTCGATGTTTAGTTCGCTGAGTCTGGCGGCCTCGAAGGAAATGATTCTGTACCGGAAATACGAAACCGGTATGCTGACGCACTCGCTGAATAGTTACAACAACAAAGAGCCGCAAACGGGCGTATCGAAAGATGCCATCGAATCGTATCTGAGCAAGGATGGATTGCCCATCCAACTTTCGCCGCTGTACAAGGGCGACAAGGGCATCGATAATGTCATAGCAGATCGCGACCCCCGGCTTCCGGCGACGATTGTCGGGCAATTGCGGGTCAGCAAGTACGCCCCTAACTTTTCGTCGAGTGGCTACGCGACCCATAAATTTCTGAACGAAGAAACCAAGGAATTACCCGAAGGCAGCGGCTCGCTCAACCAGACCGACGCCCCCGTTATTCGCTACGGAGAAGTGCTGGTTAACTACGCAGAAGCCAGTGCCGAACTGGGTACGCTCACGCAGGCCGATCTGGACAAATCGATTAACGCCTTGCGGCAACGTCCGGGTATTGCGATTCCGAAACTGGAAGTCAGTGGTACAAGTCCGGCGGTCAATGGTAAAGTCTACGATGATCCATCCCGCGATCCTTCCGTACCTGCTTTGATTTGGGAAATTCGTCGCGAACGCCGGATCGAACTGATGCTGGAAGGCTTCCGTCTGGACGATCTGACTCGCTGGAAGAAGATGGAATATGTCGATACGCAGGCAAATTCGGACATCAACCGGGGAGCCTGGATTCGCAAGGCCGATTACCCCAATACCGATGCCATCATCGAGGGCACGACGGAAGGCTACATCATTCCAGCTCCGAAACTCGAATCGCAACGCTTATTTACCGATCCTAAAGTGTATCTGACGCCCATTCCCCTAGATCAGATTACCCTGTACCGAGCCGCCGGATACGAACTCAAACAAAATCCGGGCTGGGAGTAA
- a CDS encoding SusC/RagA family TonB-linked outer membrane protein encodes MRKSKRIKLMRVGLIACGIMLTAAGSLLAEKSYSQHLISKKVTLELRETSLEKAIETLRKTSHIDFTYNNNELRKIKIPAGTFTNDNVGHVLTALLDHTAYAYRETDHSIVIFKRREALPVSPTPVHQPLVAATVKEMAVRVKGKVIDSKGVTLPGVSVVIKDTQRGTLTDQKGEFTLDNVKETDVLIFTFVGFKTQEVVLGNRVELEVVLDESIKGLDEVVVVGYGTQKKGNLTGAVSTVETDKFLKSRPVTDVARGLQGAVPGLTISTTSGDLGTNPQIRLRGLTGSLNAGNGAQPLILVDNVEIQSLQMVNPDDIESISVLKDAASTSIYGSRAAWGVVLITTKSGKKNTRSQVTYSTNFSYSTPTTTPKIAGAAEGPEYALAAARRSNPAATTFGTVGMYFTDESIQKIRDWEAQYGGQNLGNDMVLGRDFEIKDGRLYFYRPWDAEAMFMRKWAPQQTHNLGITGGSDKTSYNLSLGYLDQQGVLKDKTDRFDRYNGTFSINSSINKWLDINGKILFSKSVFETPFSFTGTAFDPLYYLYRWQRVYPYGTYEGKPFRSAVSEVQQAQMINTTENFLRATIGGRLKLMEGLTIDANYTYSNTNRHIRDVGGKVMAWNQWNGVPLKYESYASASYDRVVYRSLWDEMHTVKAFGTYQKELTNHSIKVIAGMDMDIKQNWDQRSERRNLLDMNLGELPLATGDQYVDGGRGHWATQGFFGRLNYSYKDKFLVELNGRYDGSSFFPTRTQWAFFPSVSAGYVISEEPFMKPIEPIVSSLKIRGSYGSLGNTDVGSTTFRPTMATSNSNWWIGSTNMLTVNTPALVPASLTWETISTLDFGADAKLLKNKVGVTFDWYRRTTSDMITTGIQLPSSFGAAAPRRNYGEMQTTGWELAVDFNHGFSNGLNINLGVNLSDFTEKITRFDGTLVNGNYAGKKLGEIWGYETDRFFTKDDFLQDANGNLTRDAAGKYILKDGIPTQTRHESGWFFYGPGDVKYKDLNGDGTIFTGSSSLEDHGDLKVIGNSTPRYQYGVRLGADWKGFDFNMFWQGVGKRELWPSGGIFIPGFNPNDAMYAHQMDYWTEENPNAFYPRPTNTGQSNNTQNFLIQSKYLLNMAYLRLKNMTLGYTLPKTLTERIRIERCRVYVNGENLLTFDNLSIPIDPEVAYLNASSQPATFGRVYPYRRTFSFGLQLTF; translated from the coding sequence ATGAGAAAAAGCAAACGAATCAAACTCATGAGGGTTGGATTGATTGCGTGCGGCATTATGCTTACGGCGGCGGGGAGCCTGCTGGCCGAAAAAAGCTACAGCCAGCATCTGATCAGTAAGAAAGTAACGCTTGAACTCCGGGAAACCTCGCTGGAAAAAGCCATCGAAACCCTTCGGAAAACGAGCCACATTGATTTTACCTATAACAACAACGAACTAAGAAAAATTAAGATACCGGCGGGAACATTTACCAATGATAATGTCGGTCATGTCCTCACTGCTCTATTAGACCACACGGCGTACGCGTACCGCGAAACCGATCACAGCATTGTTATTTTTAAACGTCGGGAGGCCCTGCCCGTATCGCCAACGCCGGTTCATCAACCCCTAGTCGCGGCAACGGTGAAAGAAATGGCCGTTCGGGTCAAAGGGAAAGTAATTGATAGTAAGGGTGTTACGCTGCCCGGCGTTAGCGTCGTCATTAAGGATACACAACGGGGTACGCTCACCGATCAGAAGGGGGAGTTTACGCTTGATAACGTCAAAGAAACGGATGTACTGATTTTTACCTTCGTTGGTTTCAAAACCCAGGAAGTCGTACTGGGGAATCGCGTAGAGCTGGAAGTCGTACTCGATGAATCCATCAAAGGATTGGACGAAGTGGTCGTCGTAGGGTACGGAACCCAGAAGAAAGGAAACCTGACCGGAGCCGTATCCACGGTAGAAACCGATAAATTTCTGAAATCCCGTCCAGTTACCGACGTCGCTCGCGGCTTGCAGGGAGCGGTACCGGGGCTGACGATCTCGACGACGAGCGGTGACCTGGGGACGAATCCTCAGATCCGGTTGCGGGGACTAACGGGCTCGCTCAACGCCGGAAACGGGGCCCAACCCCTGATTCTGGTCGATAACGTCGAAATTCAGAGTCTGCAAATGGTCAATCCCGATGATATCGAATCCATTTCGGTACTGAAGGATGCGGCCTCTACGTCGATTTACGGAAGCCGGGCTGCCTGGGGTGTCGTGCTGATTACCACCAAATCCGGAAAGAAAAACACCCGGAGTCAGGTGACGTACTCGACGAACTTTTCCTACAGTACCCCCACCACGACGCCTAAAATCGCCGGTGCCGCCGAAGGACCCGAGTACGCTCTGGCTGCGGCTCGCCGCTCGAACCCCGCCGCTACGACGTTTGGTACCGTAGGGATGTATTTTACCGATGAAAGTATCCAGAAAATCCGCGACTGGGAAGCTCAGTACGGCGGACAAAACCTGGGTAACGACATGGTACTGGGTCGTGATTTTGAAATCAAGGACGGTCGTTTGTACTTCTACCGCCCCTGGGACGCCGAAGCCATGTTCATGCGGAAATGGGCTCCTCAGCAAACCCATAACCTGGGCATTACGGGCGGTTCAGATAAAACCAGCTACAATCTGAGTCTGGGTTACCTCGATCAACAGGGGGTACTCAAGGATAAAACCGATCGATTTGACCGCTACAATGGTACGTTCAGTATCAATTCTTCCATCAATAAATGGCTGGACATCAACGGAAAAATTCTGTTTTCGAAAAGCGTATTCGAGACACCGTTCTCCTTTACCGGTACGGCCTTCGATCCGCTGTATTACCTCTATCGCTGGCAACGCGTGTACCCTTACGGAACCTACGAAGGCAAACCCTTCCGCAGTGCCGTAAGTGAAGTACAACAGGCTCAGATGATCAATACAACCGAGAACTTCCTGCGTGCCACCATCGGAGGCCGACTGAAACTGATGGAAGGGTTGACCATCGATGCGAATTATACGTATTCCAACACCAACCGGCACATTCGGGATGTCGGTGGGAAAGTAATGGCTTGGAACCAGTGGAATGGCGTACCGCTCAAGTACGAATCTTACGCCAGTGCTTCCTACGATCGCGTGGTGTACCGCTCCCTGTGGGATGAAATGCATACGGTGAAAGCCTTCGGTACCTACCAGAAAGAATTGACCAACCACTCCATCAAGGTGATTGCCGGGATGGACATGGACATCAAGCAAAACTGGGATCAACGTTCCGAACGACGCAATTTGCTGGACATGAATCTGGGCGAATTACCCTTGGCTACGGGCGATCAGTACGTGGACGGAGGCCGTGGACATTGGGCTACGCAGGGTTTCTTTGGCCGTTTGAACTACAGCTACAAAGACAAATTCCTGGTAGAATTAAACGGTCGTTACGACGGTTCTTCGTTCTTTCCCACCCGAACGCAGTGGGCCTTTTTCCCCTCGGTCTCGGCGGGGTACGTGATTTCGGAAGAGCCGTTCATGAAACCTATCGAACCCATTGTAAGCTCACTGAAAATTCGGGGTTCCTACGGTTCATTGGGTAATACGGACGTGGGCTCAACGACGTTCCGTCCGACGATGGCTACTTCTAACTCCAACTGGTGGATCGGCAGTACGAACATGCTGACGGTGAATACGCCAGCTCTCGTACCCGCTTCGCTCACCTGGGAAACGATCAGTACCCTTGATTTTGGGGCAGATGCCAAGCTGTTGAAGAATAAAGTGGGGGTGACCTTTGACTGGTACCGCCGGACCACCAGCGATATGATTACGACGGGTATCCAGTTGCCGAGTAGCTTTGGTGCAGCGGCTCCCCGCCGAAACTACGGTGAAATGCAAACGACGGGCTGGGAACTGGCCGTTGACTTCAATCACGGTTTTAGCAATGGACTGAATATCAACCTGGGCGTAAATCTGTCGGACTTTACCGAGAAAATTACCCGCTTCGATGGTACTCTGGTGAACGGGAACTACGCCGGAAAGAAGCTGGGTGAAATCTGGGGCTACGAGACTGACCGCTTTTTTACCAAAGATGATTTTCTGCAGGATGCCAACGGAAACCTTACCCGCGATGCCGCTGGGAAGTACATCCTGAAAGACGGTATCCCCACCCAAACCCGACACGAATCCGGCTGGTTCTTCTACGGACCTGGGGATGTGAAGTACAAAGACCTCAACGGTGATGGTACTATTTTCACGGGGAGCAGCAGTCTGGAAGATCACGGCGATTTGAAAGTCATTGGCAACTCGACCCCCCGCTATCAGTACGGGGTGCGACTGGGAGCCGATTGGAAAGGCTTCGACTTTAACATGTTCTGGCAGGGCGTTGGCAAACGCGAATTGTGGCCTTCGGGTGGTATTTTCATCCCTGGCTTCAACCCGAACGATGCCATGTACGCTCACCAGATGGATTACTGGACGGAAGAAAATCCGAATGCGTTTTACCCGCGTCCGACCAATACGGGCCAATCTAACAATACGCAGAACTTCCTGATTCAAAGCAAGTATCTGCTGAATATGGCCTACTTACGGTTGAAGAACATGACGCTGGGCTATACCCTTCCCAAAACGCTAACCGAACGGATTCGGATTGAGCGTTGCCGCGTATATGTGAATGGAGAAAACCTGCTGACGTTCGATAACCTATCCATCCCGATTGATCCTGAGGTAGCTTATCTAAATGCGAGTAGTCAACCCGCCACCTTTGGCCGGGTATATCCGTACCGTCGCACGTTCTCATTCGGTCTTCAACTTACGTTTTAA
- a CDS encoding aldo/keto reductase, with amino-acid sequence MQKVYLSDSGPKVSEAIYGFWRWEDKGAETLTSMEKVVNLCLELGVNTFDHADHYGNHTIEEYFGKIIQQKSVKREDLVLFSKCGIRQSAHGFTYYDNTSAYITESVDNSLRRLKTDYLDIFLLNQLDRLCPPEETARTLMELVKSGKIKHLGVSNFTVFQHQLLESNLKRPIVTNHIELNLSNTTAIEDGRLDFIKQRFSKPLAWAPLAGGRILNGSDAKSVVLRSKLEEMGRKYDANVEQIAVAWLYQLGTLPIIGSLSEERIRNAVSAADIKLSHEDWYELYNLALLK; translated from the coding sequence ATGCAAAAAGTGTATTTGAGTGACTCCGGACCCAAAGTTTCGGAAGCAATTTATGGATTCTGGCGTTGGGAAGACAAAGGTGCCGAAACCCTCACGTCGATGGAAAAAGTGGTCAACTTATGTCTAGAACTCGGGGTCAATACCTTCGACCACGCTGATCATTATGGCAACCACACTATCGAAGAATATTTCGGTAAAATCATTCAGCAGAAGTCCGTCAAACGCGAGGATCTGGTTCTTTTCAGCAAGTGCGGCATTCGCCAGTCGGCTCACGGTTTTACGTATTACGACAATACCAGTGCGTACATTACCGAGAGCGTGGACAATTCCCTGCGAAGACTCAAAACGGATTACCTCGATATTTTCCTGCTCAACCAGCTGGACCGCCTCTGCCCACCCGAAGAGACGGCCCGTACGTTGATGGAACTCGTCAAATCCGGTAAAATCAAGCACCTGGGAGTCAGTAATTTTACAGTGTTCCAGCACCAGTTACTGGAATCGAACCTGAAGCGACCCATCGTCACGAACCACATCGAGCTGAACCTGTCGAATACCACGGCCATTGAAGACGGACGCCTTGATTTTATCAAGCAACGGTTCAGCAAACCGCTGGCCTGGGCTCCCCTGGCCGGTGGACGTATTCTGAATGGTTCGGACGCAAAATCGGTCGTACTCCGCTCGAAACTCGAAGAAATGGGGCGTAAATACGACGCCAATGTCGAGCAGATTGCCGTAGCCTGGCTGTATCAGCTGGGAACCTTACCCATCATTGGTTCGCTGTCAGAAGAACGCATTCGTAATGCCGTCAGTGCGGCCGACATCAAGCTTTCGCACGAAGACTGGTATGAATTGTATAACCTTGCCCTGCTGAAATAA
- a CDS encoding FecR family protein produces MDKDDLYRQFGMEEPDEEPSSRELEQEILQRIHGTLGFEAPKVRRFRWAYGLAASIVLLISSVCVYYWMARDTQAISIQIPAGKVREITLPDGSVVWLNAATALHYAPDFNQNREVFLEDGEAFFRVVHDEKRPFVVHAGNVQTRVLGTTFRVKAYQALETMQVSVVTGKVAVSEGTKSLAVLEKNQEITYLKTEHKAIERTIDAAETVEWQTGNVVLKAVSFADIALAIENAYGVRVSFNRATFRNCVSSLAFQPQSQKLSEVLDLVKDIQGIQYEIKGKEVLISGTECQ; encoded by the coding sequence ATGGATAAAGACGATTTATACCGACAGTTTGGGATGGAGGAGCCTGATGAGGAACCTTCGAGTCGTGAACTGGAACAGGAAATTTTACAGCGTATTCATGGTACGCTGGGCTTTGAAGCACCCAAGGTGCGACGCTTTCGCTGGGCCTATGGACTGGCGGCCAGTATTGTGTTGCTCATCAGTAGCGTATGCGTCTACTACTGGATGGCTCGCGATACGCAGGCCATTAGTATTCAAATTCCCGCTGGCAAAGTGCGGGAGATTACGCTACCCGACGGCTCCGTAGTCTGGCTCAATGCGGCCACGGCTCTGCATTACGCTCCGGATTTTAATCAGAACCGGGAAGTCTTTCTGGAAGATGGCGAGGCCTTCTTCCGGGTCGTTCACGATGAAAAACGACCCTTTGTGGTCCACGCCGGAAACGTACAGACCCGCGTGCTGGGAACCACTTTTCGCGTAAAAGCGTACCAGGCTCTCGAAACCATGCAGGTCTCGGTAGTAACGGGTAAAGTAGCCGTGAGCGAAGGCACGAAATCGCTGGCCGTACTCGAAAAAAATCAGGAAATAACCTACCTGAAAACGGAACACAAGGCCATCGAACGAACCATCGATGCCGCCGAAACCGTGGAATGGCAAACGGGAAATGTCGTACTCAAGGCCGTAAGTTTCGCCGACATTGCCTTAGCGATTGAGAATGCCTACGGCGTTCGGGTCAGTTTCAACCGAGCCACTTTCCGCAATTGTGTCAGCAGCCTTGCCTTTCAACCCCAATCGCAAAAACTCAGTGAAGTGCTTGATTTAGTGAAAGATATCCAGGGAATTCAGTATGAAATTAAAGGAAAGGAGGTGCTGATTTCAGGAACTGAATGTCAGTAA
- a CDS encoding outer membrane protein assembly factor BamB family protein yields MKPIFTLLLCWLALHTSAQSFQFAFVTDLHVGGATGADDLRRTVKDINANPNLKFVLLTGDLTEFGSDEELQLAKNIIDSLQKPWYAIPGNHDANWSESGSNTFKRVFKGESFSFEYGGFAFIATASGPNMRMGPGQVPREHLVWLDSTLNHLPNPKIPIIYINHYPQDASLNNWYDALDRVKKRNVQLFLCGHGHQNKVYDFEHIPGVMGRSNLRAKAEIGGYNIVTLTKNEAVFTEKTPGTDQLRSWATIPLYDHEFSKDTTHFPRPSYAVNEQYAQVKTLWQYQDNSDIGSGITVQNDLILCSNTNGLLYALDEKGQKKWSFQTAGKVYATPAANKKYAVIASSDRWVYAVNRKNGSLRWKYETGKAAVGSPVIYENAVYVGGSDGHFRAFDLKTGKVLWDFDGVKGFIVTKPLIYQNKIYFGCWANDFYALDLKTGKLVWKWNNGSPNRMYSPAACYPVGTNNRIFIVAPDRYMTALDAATGQVIWRKQNPDVRVRESMGLSTDGSLVYVKTMQGNVYGVSTTATAMELPWKAEVQLDYEICPTAIVEKDGVVYVPGNSGLLTAIDRQTGQTRWQHKLSNALVSGITPLGRGKVLVSTMDGKVTCLQAN; encoded by the coding sequence ATGAAACCCATATTCACGCTGCTCCTCTGCTGGCTCGCCCTACACACCTCGGCTCAGAGCTTCCAGTTTGCTTTTGTGACGGATTTGCACGTCGGCGGAGCAACCGGAGCCGATGACTTACGGCGTACGGTGAAAGACATCAACGCCAATCCTAATCTGAAGTTTGTATTACTTACGGGTGATCTGACTGAATTCGGTTCAGACGAAGAGCTGCAACTGGCCAAAAACATCATCGACAGCCTGCAAAAACCCTGGTACGCCATTCCCGGAAACCATGACGCCAACTGGTCGGAGAGCGGCAGTAATACTTTCAAACGCGTATTCAAAGGCGAATCGTTCTCCTTCGAGTACGGCGGTTTTGCCTTCATTGCGACGGCCTCAGGACCGAACATGCGGATGGGGCCGGGGCAGGTTCCCCGCGAACATCTGGTCTGGCTGGATAGCACGTTGAATCATCTGCCCAATCCGAAAATTCCGATTATCTACATTAACCACTATCCGCAGGATGCCTCGCTCAATAACTGGTACGATGCTCTGGATCGGGTGAAAAAACGGAATGTACAACTCTTTCTCTGTGGTCACGGGCACCAGAACAAGGTTTACGATTTTGAACACATTCCGGGGGTTATGGGTCGTTCGAACCTGCGGGCCAAGGCCGAAATTGGGGGCTACAACATTGTTACGCTGACGAAGAACGAAGCAGTATTCACGGAGAAAACGCCGGGTACCGATCAGCTACGTTCCTGGGCAACCATCCCGTTGTACGATCACGAATTCAGTAAGGATACGACGCATTTTCCGCGTCCTTCCTACGCCGTTAATGAGCAGTACGCTCAGGTCAAAACGCTCTGGCAGTATCAGGATAACAGCGACATCGGTTCGGGAATAACCGTACAGAATGACCTGATTCTGTGCTCGAATACGAATGGACTGCTGTATGCTCTGGACGAAAAAGGCCAGAAAAAATGGAGCTTCCAGACCGCAGGTAAAGTATACGCGACGCCAGCGGCGAATAAAAAATACGCCGTCATTGCCTCCAGTGATCGCTGGGTTTACGCCGTAAACCGAAAAAATGGAAGCTTACGCTGGAAGTACGAGACGGGCAAGGCCGCGGTAGGCAGTCCGGTCATTTACGAAAACGCCGTATACGTCGGCGGTTCGGATGGCCATTTTCGGGCTTTCGATTTGAAGACGGGAAAGGTACTTTGGGATTTTGACGGGGTCAAAGGTTTTATCGTGACCAAACCTCTGATTTACCAGAACAAGATCTACTTCGGTTGTTGGGCGAATGATTTCTACGCGTTGGACTTGAAAACGGGAAAACTGGTCTGGAAGTGGAACAATGGTTCGCCCAATCGCATGTATTCGCCCGCCGCCTGCTATCCGGTCGGAACGAATAATCGCATTTTTATCGTCGCTCCCGATCGGTACATGACCGCCCTGGATGCCGCAACGGGACAGGTCATCTGGCGGAAACAGAATCCAGACGTACGGGTACGCGAGTCGATGGGCCTTTCCACGGATGGCTCGCTGGTGTACGTGAAAACCATGCAGGGCAACGTCTACGGCGTTTCGACGACGGCCACGGCCATGGAATTGCCCTGGAAAGCAGAGGTACAGTTAGACTACGAAATTTGCCCGACGGCAATTGTCGAAAAAGACGGAGTTGTCTACGTACCCGGCAATTCGGGCTTGCTCACGGCCATTGATCGGCAAACCGGACAAACCCGCTGGCAGCATAAGCTTTCCAACGCCCTGGTGAGTGGTATTACTCCTTTAGGCCGGGGAAAGGTGCTGGTTAGTACCATGGACGGGAAAGTGACTTGTCTGCAAGCCAACTAA
- a CDS encoding class I SAM-dependent methyltransferase → MDYLEKNRNTWNQRTLYHLQSDFYDLEGFMKGATSLKDIELGLLGEVAGKTILHLQCHFGQDTLSLARLGAKVTGVDLSDIAIYSAESLAIQMDLLTPQFICSDVYDLNLNQQFDLVFTSYGVIGWLPDLDRWAEVIARHLKPGGRLVFAEFHPVVWMFDSHFRYVQYSYFNTEAIEETTQGTYADPDAPITTDSVGWNHSLGEVLSSLIGQGLQIDFFQEYDYSPYDCFAETVEVEPGKFRIRHLDAKIPMVFALQATKPKAVEGYAASENV, encoded by the coding sequence ATGGATTACCTCGAAAAAAACCGGAATACCTGGAATCAGCGAACCCTGTACCATTTGCAATCGGATTTTTACGATCTGGAAGGGTTCATGAAAGGAGCTACTTCGCTCAAAGACATCGAACTCGGCTTGTTGGGGGAGGTTGCGGGGAAAACGATCCTGCATTTGCAGTGCCATTTCGGTCAGGATACCCTGTCGCTGGCTCGCCTGGGAGCGAAGGTAACGGGCGTTGATTTGTCAGATATTGCCATTTATTCGGCGGAATCACTGGCGATTCAGATGGATCTGCTGACGCCTCAGTTCATTTGTTCGGATGTTTACGATCTTAACCTCAATCAGCAGTTTGATCTGGTTTTTACCAGTTATGGAGTTATCGGCTGGCTACCCGACCTGGATCGCTGGGCGGAAGTCATTGCCCGCCATCTGAAGCCGGGCGGACGTCTGGTTTTTGCAGAATTTCATCCCGTAGTCTGGATGTTCGACAGCCATTTCCGGTACGTGCAGTATTCGTATTTTAATACCGAAGCCATCGAAGAGACTACGCAGGGAACCTACGCCGATCCGGATGCTCCCATTACGACCGACTCGGTGGGTTGGAATCATTCGCTGGGCGAGGTACTGAGCAGCCTGATTGGTCAGGGGTTACAGATTGATTTTTTTCAGGAGTACGATTATTCGCCCTACGACTGCTTTGCCGAAACCGTAGAAGTAGAACCCGGCAAATTCCGGATTCGGCACCTCGATGCCAAAATTCCGATGGTTTTTGCCTTACAGGCCACAAAACCGAAAGCTGTAGAAGGGTATGCCGCTTCTGAAAACGTCTAA